Genomic DNA from bacterium:
CTTAATCGCCTTCTTTAATGCCTCTCCTGGCTTAAAGACGGGAACCTTTCTTGCAGGAAGCTTTATCTCTGCCCCTGTGCGAGGATTTCTTCCTGTCCTTGCTGCCCTTTTTCTAACAGAGAAACTTCCAAAACCGATAAGCTGAACCTTATCTCCCTTCTTTAATGCCCCAGCAATTCCTTCTGTTACGGCATCAATTGCCTCGGCAGCTTGTTTCTTTGTTAGCCCTATCGCTGCTACCTTGTTCACCAGGTCTTGTTTTGTCACCTATCTCACCTCCTAATTATTAAATTTTAATAATTTATACACTAAACTTCCTTTTTTGTCAAGGATTATTTATTTATTTTTTGGCAATATCAGTGTGTGTATGGGTAGTTTCGTTACTTTGAAAAAAATTTTTCTTAAGAATAGCTTAAAAATTGCCGATATATTATTTATAATAAAATGGTATGTGTTCAAGTGCTTTATAATTCATTCACCTTATATAGAAGTAGGAAGTGGGAAGTAAATGTTTCTTATTAAACCTTTGTCTTAATTCTTCATTCTTTTACTTCTTACTTCTCACTTATTTCATTGCTTTCTTTAAATATTAGCTAAACACGTACCTTAAAAGTCTCTTGCAGTTTGGACAAGAAGAGGTTTTTATTTCCTCTAAAAGGTTGTTGTAATCTTTGTTCATTTACTTTATTTATCGGCATTTTTGTTAAAAAGCTTAAGTAATTAGCTAAACACATACGAAATGTGGCTATAATCTACAAAGAAGAATTGAACACTTTGCTTGCTGAAAACTTTAGCTTTGAATATGGCTAAAATTCGCAAACCAATTTTGTTTGCGTATAACAGAAAATTCCTCCTTGAAAAATCAAGAGTTTGCAAGGTGGTTTGTAAAGTTGAGTTAAACACATCAATCTCCCACCACCACTCTATTTCTTCCTTCTTGCTTTGCCTTGTAAAGGCATTCGTCGGCAATTTTTAGAAGCCCTTCAGGAGAGCTGGCGGATGGGAAAAAGGAGACACCAAGGCTTGCTGTAAGGGAGAATGGCACCTCTTCCATTATCATTTTGTGTTTTGCAATGTTTTT
This window encodes:
- a CDS encoding HU family DNA-binding protein; this translates as MTKQDLVNKVAAIGLTKKQAAEAIDAVTEGIAGALKKGDKVQLIGFGSFSVRKRAARTGRNPRTGAEIKLPARKVPVFKPGEALKKAIK